CCCGGATTTTTCTTCCACAGGTTTACCGCCTGACGTTCCACCCGGTTTTTCTGCCCATGTTTCTTCCTGATTATCTTCCCGGAGCTTTTCCTGCGGCTCCGAAAGGTCACTGACAGGTATATCCGTGCCCAGCCTGATTACCGGACAGCCGTAGTCAAATGCGGGTGTTTCGTTGAGGTCGAAAATAACCAGGTCAACGGGTTTCCCGGTCATTATCTGTTTTGCCGATGCCTGGGACACGGCGACCGTGGTTTTCCCGCCGTGGGGACCTTCACGGACAGCAACTATGGTTTCCCTGTTCTGGCTGATCAGCAGTATCTGCCGGCAGCTCCGGAGCAGGTCTGACGGAGGTTTACTGCCTGCCGTTACCGGTTCGGTTCTTACCGGCTCCGCCGCAGGTTTTTGCGGTGCCGCCTGCAACTGTGCCACCGTTCGCGGCTGTTCCGGTGGTCTCGCTTCAGGCTGTTTTGGCTGTACAGGCTGAACGGTTGTCTGTACCTGCTGTGCTCCGGCACGGGACGGTGCAGGTGGCTGTAACGATTGCTGTTCAGATGTTTTTGACGCTTCGGCTTTATCATCGCCGGGAATAATAAAGTCTTTGCCGCGTATTTTAATTACCTTCTTATACTTCTTTTTAAAACCTGCCTCTATGTCCGGCAGGTCACAGTATGGTACGCCGAGTGCAATCATGTCAAAATTGTGCTGTTTCAGCAGATCGGTTGCTCCAGATATTGTAGTGGTCGATATGACGCTGTGTTCTGTTTGCTGGGCCTTACCTATCAGATCGTAGTCGTTTGTTATCAGCAGTATTTTCAACGATAAATTCCTCCTCTCTATTTGGCATCACAAAAAAAAAGCGGGCTATTTGCCCGCCTTTCTAATATGCGTTGATTTTCCTGGCTACTGCCAGCTTGTCTATGTTTTTGTGTTCGCGGATCAGTCCTATTGCTTCATAGGCAACTACCGCCGTTTCCGCGCGGGTAATGTTCCTGCCCGGGCGGTACAGGCCGTCGGGGTACCCTTTCACAATACCTGCGGTGGTTAATGCCTTAATCGAGTTTTCGGCCCAGTCAGGCAGTTTGTCGGCGAACGATACGGTACCGGTTAACTGCGACAGGTCCTGCCCGGTAATGTACAGGTATTTTGCCATTATCACTGCCATCTCCGCCCTGGTAATGGTTTTGGACGCCTGGAAGGTATTGTCCTCATAGCCTACCACCAAACCTAACTGTTTGGCCACTTGAATCTTGTCTTTTGCCCAGCCCGGTATCTGGTCGGCATCATCAAATTTGCCGGTGTCCGGCAGGTCCTCCGGTATATCCAATGCGTTCATCAGGGTTACCACAAACTCGGCGCGGGTGATGTTCCGGTCGGGAAAGAATTGGTTGTTGTACCCTTTCATCAGCCCCAACTGCTCCACTGCGGCTATTTCTCTCACAGCCCAGTGGTGTACTGCGTCGGTGAAGCTTGGCCCTTTGGCCGGGTCTACTACTGTGTTGCTGATAGTGCCGGTTAATGTGACAACAGTTGTTTGGGGCTGTTCTGTACTTGTCGGGCTGGTGGTGCCCGGACTGCTGCTGGAACCGCCGGAACTGGCTGAGGTGGTGCTGATATTTATGGTGTAATTGAATGCCTGCGTTGCGCTTGTGTTGCCCATAGCATCAATACCGTAAACATACAGGGTTACGGTGTTATTGATACTCACCGGTTCTGTATAAACTGTCCAGTTGGTGCTATCGAAGCTGTAGTATATCGTCGCCGGTTCATTGGCTGTCAAATAAACTGTTTGAGCCGTCGTGTATGTCCCCGGTGCCGGAGCTGCGGTAATGGTAGGTGCAACGGTATCTATTACATAATTCTGTGCTTCTACCGCCGAAGCATTACCAGCACTGTCAACGGCATAATATTTCAAGGTAGTGGTTGTGTCAATCGTTATGGGCTCACTGTATACAATACCGGAAACAGTCGGGTCAGAGCCGTCCGTTGTGTAATATACCGTTGCCGGTTCATCTGTGGTAAATGTTACAACCTGCGGCTCCCTAAAGGTTCCGCCTATAACGGAAGGTGTCACTGCTGGCGGAGTGGTGTCGGGCTGAGCCAGCGTAAACATATAAATATCACTGGTCCAGTTGACAGTATCTCGCCAATCTTCCCATACAATTCTATTACCATGAATAGCTACGTGATCAGGATAACTCTCTGGGTTAGTGGTTATTTGAGTTTTAACTCCGGTTGTCAGGTCGTACATATAAACATATGAGCCATTATCTTCTATATATGCAATTTTATCTTCATAAATGACAGGTTTCTCCTGGTTTAACGGATCAGTTATAAGAGGGGTTTCCGTTCCTGTGCTTATGTCGTACATGTAAATATCCTGGGTGCCGTTGCGCTCATCTGACCACACTATTTTGTTCCCATAAATTATGGGGTGATACTGGTATGCCAAATTGTTGGTAATTTGAGTTTCATTATCGGTACTCAGGTCGTACATGTAGATGTCAAAGTTGCCGTTGCGGTCATCTATCCATACTATTTTGTTATCATAGATAGCAGGTTCATATTGATTGGCTGTATTGGTGGTTATCCGGGTTTCTGTACCGGTACTCAGATCGTACATGTAGATGTCGTTAGTGCCGTTGCGGTCATCTTGGTAAACTATTTTATCGCCGTAAATAGCAGGGATACTTTGATTAAACGGATCATTAGTTATCTGGGTTTCGGTGCCGGTACTCAGGTCGTGCATGTAAATGTCGTTGTTCCCGTTGCGGTCGTCCTGGTAAACTATTTTGTCCCCGTAAATGGCAGGATTTGTTTGGTTTGCCGGGTCAGTTGTTATCCGGGTTTCTGTACCGGTACTCAGGTCGTACATGTAGATGTCGCCGTTTCCGTTGCGATTGTCCTCATATACAATTCTATCACCGTAAATGGCAGGTTTTCCTTGATCTGCCGGGTCGGTTGTTATTCGGGTTTCGGTGCCATCTGCCTGCACAGGTGGAATATACATATAGATGTCAAGGTTACCGTTGCGGTCATCTACCCATGCTATTTTATCGCCCAAAATTATCGGACTGCCTTGGTTTGCCAAATCATTTGTTATCTGGTTTTCCCTGCCAGTGTTCAGGTCGTACATATAGATGTCGGCGTTGCCGTTGCGCCAATCTTCCCATACAATTTTATCGAAATAAATGTTGCAGTAATATTGTTCTGCAGAATTGACGGCAATCGGAACCTCTCTGTCCATAGTCAAATCATACATGTAAATGTCAGCAGTGCCACCACGGTAATCAACCCACACTATTTTGTCATTATAAATATTGACAGGACCACTTTGATTGGATGGGTCAAAAGTAATTTGAGTTTCATTACCGGTGCCCAGGTCGTACATGTAGATGTCAAAGTTGCCGTTGCGGTCATCCACCCATGCTATTTTGTTATCATAGATAGCAGGTTCATATTGCCCGGCTGTATTGGTGGTTATCTGCGTTTCTGTGCCGGTTGCTAAATCGTACATATAAATGTCGTTATTGCCATTACGATCGTCTTGGTAAACTATTTTATCGCCGTAAATAGCAGGGATACTTTGATTAAACGGATCATTAGTTATCTGGATTTCGGTACCAGTGTTCAGGTTGTACATGTAAATGTCGGCATTCCCATTGCGATAATCTTCATAAACAATCTTATCGCCATAGATAGCTGGGTTGCTTTGATCATTAGGGTCAGTTGTTATCTGAGTTTCGGTGCCAGTACCTAGGTCGTACATATAGATGTCGTTAGTGCCGTTGCGGTCGTCCTGGTAAACTATTTTATCCCCATAAAAAGCAAGCGCACCTTGGTTTGCAGGATCAGATGTTATTTGAATTTCCGTCCC
The sequence above is drawn from the Thermincola ferriacetica genome and encodes:
- a CDS encoding S-layer homology domain-containing protein codes for the protein MSGVKTKKKVLSCLLSLFLILLPVPGPAMDQALASGTEIQITSDPANQGALAFYGDKIVYQDDRNGTNDIYMYDLGTGTETQITTDPNDQSNPAIYGDKIVYEDYRNGNADIYMYNLNTGTEIQITNDPFNQSIPAIYGDKIVYQDDRNGNNDIYMYDLATGTETQITTNTAGQYEPAIYDNKIAWVDDRNGNFDIYMYDLGTGNETQITFDPSNQSGPVNIYNDKIVWVDYRGGTADIYMYDLTMDREVPIAVNSAEQYYCNIYFDKIVWEDWRNGNADIYMYDLNTGRENQITNDLANQGSPIILGDKIAWVDDRNGNLDIYMYIPPVQADGTETRITTDPADQGKPAIYGDRIVYEDNRNGNGDIYMYDLSTGTETRITTDPANQTNPAIYGDKIVYQDDRNGNNDIYMHDLSTGTETQITNDPFNQSIPAIYGDKIVYQDDRNGTNDIYMYDLSTGTETRITTNTANQYEPAIYDNKIVWIDDRNGNFDIYMYDLSTDNETQITNNLAYQYHPIIYGNKIVWSDERNGTQDIYMYDISTGTETPLITDPLNQEKPVIYEDKIAYIEDNGSYVYMYDLTTGVKTQITTNPESYPDHVAIHGNRIVWEDWRDTVNWTSDIYMFTLAQPDTTPPAVTPSVIGGTFREPQVVTFTTDEPATVYYTTDGSDPTVSGIVYSEPITIDTTTTLKYYAVDSAGNASAVEAQNYVIDTVAPTITAAPAPGTYTTAQTVYLTANEPATIYYSFDSTNWTVYTEPVSINNTVTLYVYGIDAMGNTSATQAFNYTINISTTSASSGGSSSSPGTTSPTSTEQPQTTVVTLTGTISNTVVDPAKGPSFTDAVHHWAVREIAAVEQLGLMKGYNNQFFPDRNITRAEFVVTLMNALDIPEDLPDTGKFDDADQIPGWAKDKIQVAKQLGLVVGYEDNTFQASKTITRAEMAVIMAKYLYITGQDLSQLTGTVSFADKLPDWAENSIKALTTAGIVKGYPDGLYRPGRNITRAETAVVAYEAIGLIREHKNIDKLAVARKINAY